In the Lepisosteus oculatus isolate fLepOcu1 chromosome 6, fLepOcu1.hap2, whole genome shotgun sequence genome, one interval contains:
- the LOC102690210 gene encoding ladderlectin-like — MIRLPTTVLLCIVFTLSLNSVSGSKNKEELCQDVCPPGWVSFANRCFQYIGIEKTWADAEMDCIELGGNLASVHSEEEETFLLHLIVSKRATSTWLGGSDGEQEGKWLWSDGSKWAFTKWNAWEPNNSGTENCLLTYWDHGNWNDMNCNNQFAYICAINP; from the exons ATGATCCGTCTTCCTACAACAGTACTGCTCTGCATTGTCTTCACACTCAGTTTGAATTCAG TGTCTGGAAGTAAAAACAAGGAAGAGCTGTGCCAGGACGTGTGTCCTCCAGGCTGGGTGAGCTTTGCGAACCGCTGCTTCCAATACATTGGAATAGAGAAGACTTGGGCTGATGCTGAG ATGGACTGTATCGAATTGGGAGGAAACCTGGCCTCGGTGCACAGTGAAGAGGAGGAAACATTTCTGCTACATCTGATCGTGTCCAAAAGAGCAACTTCCACTTGGCTGGGAGGTAGTGATGGCGAACAG GAGGGCAAATGGCTCTGGAGTGACGGATCAAAATGGGCATTCACCAAGTGGAATGCATGGGAGCCCAACAACTCTGGAACTGAAAACTGTCTCCTCACATATTGGG ATCACGGAAACTGGAATGATATGAATTGCAACAATCAATTTGCCTACATTTGTGCCATTAATCCTTAA